One part of the Bradyrhizobium sp. CB1650 genome encodes these proteins:
- a CDS encoding copper resistance protein CopC: MRRSSLIGLAPLLLVLGTGAAQAHAFLDHAEPRVGNKVGSPPRQVTLWFTQNLEPAFSSITVTNAAGERVDSGKARVSGSQMSVSLRSGGSGTYHVNWHVLSVDTHTTEGSFTFQVGQ, encoded by the coding sequence ATGCGACGTTCGTCTCTGATTGGACTCGCTCCGCTCTTGCTTGTGCTCGGAACCGGCGCGGCGCAGGCGCACGCGTTCCTCGACCATGCTGAGCCGCGCGTCGGCAACAAGGTCGGAAGTCCTCCGCGCCAGGTGACTTTGTGGTTCACCCAAAACCTGGAGCCCGCCTTCTCCAGCATCACCGTCACCAATGCCGCTGGCGAACGCGTTGACAGCGGCAAGGCGCGCGTCAGCGGCAGCCAGATGTCGGTTTCGTTGCGGTCGGGAGGCAGCGGCACCTATCATGTGAACTGGCACGTGCTATCGGTGGACACACACACGACCGAGGGCAGCTTTACTTTCCAGGTCGGCCAGTAA
- the copD gene encoding copper homeostasis membrane protein CopD — translation MSWFGSEIDGPLVLTRAIHFAATATTAGALIFRGLVAEPALRGAASAAPLLDKQVRSVAWIGLAVTVVSGLTWVLLLTMSLSDEGLGEAVMSGALRDVLNLTQFGLVSQVRLALAITLAICLVLKCWALWRWLALAAAVGLVAAIAWTGHAASTPFTLGDLHLASDALHLVAASAWIGGLVPLVLLLGVTRCHRAWASLELDAVRRFSTLGVVSVAVLILSGFVNAWILVGSFRGLAVTFYGQLLMLKLAAFAAMLAFAASNRFVLTPRLALASDKARRDALRVISRNTLIEIVLGLSIFAMVGVLGTLHPAAHLVTETIKPEATHANQKTHSRSDREGRSLPDLMLLSNRCRGVKHIIPEETLPGAWLSSRSASAAA, via the coding sequence ATGAGCTGGTTCGGATCGGAGATCGACGGACCCCTTGTTCTGACGCGCGCGATCCATTTCGCGGCAACGGCGACCACGGCCGGCGCCTTGATTTTCCGAGGTCTTGTGGCTGAACCGGCGTTACGCGGGGCGGCATCGGCGGCCCCGCTTCTCGACAAGCAGGTCCGATCAGTGGCGTGGATCGGGCTCGCCGTCACCGTGGTCTCCGGGCTGACCTGGGTGCTGTTGCTGACGATGTCATTGAGCGATGAGGGCCTCGGCGAAGCGGTGATGTCAGGGGCGCTGCGCGACGTACTCAATTTGACGCAGTTTGGATTGGTGTCACAGGTCCGCTTGGCACTCGCGATCACGCTGGCGATCTGTTTGGTCCTCAAATGCTGGGCGTTGTGGCGTTGGCTCGCGCTCGCGGCGGCCGTAGGTCTGGTCGCTGCCATCGCCTGGACCGGACATGCTGCGTCGACGCCCTTCACATTGGGGGACCTGCATCTCGCGAGCGATGCGCTACATCTTGTCGCCGCCTCAGCCTGGATCGGTGGCTTGGTGCCGCTCGTGCTGTTGCTCGGCGTAACCAGGTGCCATCGGGCCTGGGCCTCGCTGGAACTTGACGCCGTCAGGCGGTTTTCAACGCTCGGCGTTGTCTCTGTGGCGGTGCTGATTCTGTCGGGGTTCGTCAACGCCTGGATCTTAGTCGGTTCGTTCCGCGGCCTGGCTGTGACCTTCTATGGGCAGCTCCTGATGCTCAAGCTTGCTGCCTTCGCCGCGATGCTGGCTTTCGCGGCGTCCAACCGCTTCGTCCTGACGCCGCGGCTGGCCCTTGCGTCCGACAAGGCGCGGCGGGATGCGCTTCGCGTCATCTCGCGCAATACATTGATCGAGATTGTTTTGGGGCTCTCGATCTTCGCCATGGTCGGCGTGCTGGGCACGCTGCATCCCGCCGCTCATCTCGTAACTGAAACGATAAAGCCGGAGGCAACACATGCAAATCAGAAAACTCACTCTCGCAGCGATCGGGAGGGTCGTTCACTTCCGGACTTGATGCTGTTGTCTAATCGCTGCCGGGGCGTCAAGCATATAATCCCTGAGGAGACACTGCCGGGTGCATGGTTGTCTTCGCGGTCGGCATCAGCCGCCGCATGA
- a CDS encoding IS110 family transposase: MEEYIGLDVSMKETAVSIRRAGERIWRGKCASDPSIVAELIRKRAPSVKRVVFETGPLSVWFYHSLRTEGLPAICIDARHAKAALDMATNKPDANDADGLAQLAEVGFFREVRVKGFDSMLTRTLVAARTRLVRITTELSNQIRGVMKTFGLLVPAGKGSTFEKNVRSLLADQDGLASIVLPMLEAWRGIRLRAAELGRQLVRDARKSQACRILMSIPGIGAITATSFTTAIEEPDNFRKSRSVGAWIGLTTRRYQSGEVDYDGHISRRGDHNLRGLLYEAAAVILTRSSTHSTLRTWGLQLRERIGFKRAAVAVARKLAVIMHTMLKTGELFNPNAGAAA; this comes from the coding sequence ATGGAAGAGTATATTGGTCTCGACGTGTCGATGAAAGAGACGGCAGTCTCGATCCGCCGAGCAGGTGAACGGATCTGGCGCGGCAAGTGCGCATCTGATCCCAGCATTGTCGCCGAGCTTATCCGCAAGCGGGCGCCATCCGTGAAACGCGTGGTATTCGAGACCGGACCGCTGTCGGTATGGTTCTATCATTCTCTGCGCACCGAAGGGTTGCCGGCGATCTGCATCGATGCGCGCCATGCTAAAGCGGCGCTCGATATGGCAACGAATAAGCCGGACGCGAACGACGCCGATGGTCTGGCGCAGCTCGCGGAAGTCGGGTTCTTTCGTGAGGTGCGTGTGAAGGGCTTCGACAGCATGCTGACCCGCACGCTTGTCGCAGCGCGGACGCGGCTGGTCCGAATCACTACCGAGCTTTCCAACCAGATCCGCGGTGTCATGAAAACCTTCGGTCTGCTCGTTCCCGCCGGAAAGGGAAGCACCTTCGAGAAGAATGTGCGGAGCCTTCTTGCCGACCAGGACGGACTTGCATCCATCGTGCTGCCGATGCTGGAAGCCTGGCGCGGCATTCGCCTCCGCGCCGCCGAACTCGGACGCCAATTGGTGCGGGACGCGCGCAAGAGTCAGGCTTGCCGCATCCTCATGTCGATTCCTGGCATCGGTGCGATCACCGCAACCTCCTTTACCACAGCAATTGAGGAGCCTGACAACTTCAGGAAGTCCCGATCTGTCGGTGCGTGGATCGGGCTAACAACGCGCCGCTACCAATCCGGAGAAGTCGATTATGACGGCCATATATCCCGACGTGGCGACCACAATTTGCGAGGGCTTCTCTACGAAGCGGCGGCGGTCATTCTGACGCGCAGCTCAACTCACAGCACGCTGCGCACGTGGGGTCTGCAGCTCCGGGAGAGGATCGGCTTCAAAAGAGCTGCCGTGGCTGTGGCGCGCAAACTGGCGGTAATAATGCATACGATGCTTAAGACCGGCGAGCTGTTTAACCCGAATGCCGGAGCCGCCGCATAA
- the ltrA gene encoding group II intron reverse transcriptase/maturase, whose protein sequence is MSLETPDKIRSLQRKLYCKAKAEPAFRFYVLYDKICREDILSHAYKLARANAGAPGVDGTTFEQIDASGLEAWLAGLRDELVTKTYRPDPVRRVMIPKPGGGERPLGIPTIRDRVVQAAAKIVLEPIFEADFEDGAYGYRPRRNAVDAVKEVHRLVCRGYTDVVDADLSKYFDTIPHSDLLKSVARRIVDRNVLRLIKLWLRVPVEERDSDGKRRMSGGKSNKRGTPQGGVISPLLSVIYMNRFLKHWRLSGRREAFHAQVISYADDFVILSRGHAEEALTWTKAVMTKLGLTLNETKTSVKNARLESFDFLGYTLGPRRFRNGGRWYLGAALPRKACCGSRGRSAYC, encoded by the coding sequence ATGAGCCTTGAAACGCCCGATAAGATCAGGAGCCTTCAGAGAAAGCTTTATTGCAAGGCGAAGGCGGAGCCTGCCTTCCGCTTCTACGTGCTGTACGACAAGATTTGCCGCGAGGACATTCTGAGCCACGCCTACAAGCTGGCCCGCGCCAATGCGGGTGCGCCAGGAGTGGACGGAACAACTTTCGAGCAAATCGACGCGTCGGGACTCGAAGCATGGTTGGCTGGCCTGCGCGATGAACTCGTCACGAAGACTTACCGGCCCGATCCAGTACGGCGGGTGATGATCCCGAAGCCCGGCGGCGGCGAACGTCCGCTCGGTATCCCAACAATCCGGGACCGAGTCGTCCAAGCTGCCGCAAAGATTGTGCTGGAGCCGATCTTCGAGGCGGATTTCGAGGATGGCGCTTATGGATATCGCCCGCGTCGCAACGCGGTCGATGCCGTCAAGGAAGTGCACCGGCTTGTGTGCCGGGGCTACACGGACGTTGTTGACGCCGATTTGTCGAAATATTTCGACACGATTCCGCACTCGGACCTCCTCAAATCGGTGGCCCGACGCATCGTCGACCGGAATGTGCTGCGGCTGATTAAGTTATGGCTGCGAGTACCGGTCGAGGAGCGGGATAGCGACGGGAAACGGCGCATGAGCGGCGGTAAGAGCAACAAGCGTGGCACGCCACAGGGCGGTGTCATCAGTCCGCTGCTCTCCGTCATCTACATGAACCGGTTCCTGAAACATTGGCGTCTCAGCGGTCGGCGTGAAGCATTCCATGCCCAGGTTATCTCCTATGCCGACGACTTCGTCATTCTCAGCCGCGGCCACGCGGAGGAGGCATTGACGTGGACGAAAGCGGTGATGACCAAGCTTGGGTTGACGCTCAACGAGACTAAAACCTCGGTGAAGAATGCCCGACTGGAAAGCTTTGACTTCCTTGGGTACACGCTCGGACCCCGCCGCTTCCGCAATGGGGGACGATGGTATCTTGGCGCGGCTCTTCCAAGAAAAGCGTGCTGCGGATCAAGAGGAAGGTCAGCGTACTGCTGA
- a CDS encoding group II intron maturase-specific domain-containing protein, with protein MVSWRGSSKKSVLRIKRKVSVLLTPGNKGAWPEVQARLNRLLRGWSAYFNYGSLATAHQAVDRHVFDRVLAFLRRRHKTPGRGVRRFSDQFYGNPGVLVLNRVRKVSPTCAL; from the coding sequence ATGGTATCTTGGCGCGGCTCTTCCAAGAAAAGCGTGCTGCGGATCAAGAGGAAGGTCAGCGTACTGCTGACGCCGGGCAACAAGGGCGCTTGGCCCGAAGTACAAGCACGACTGAACCGCCTTCTGCGCGGCTGGTCCGCTTACTTCAACTATGGCTCTCTTGCTACGGCTCATCAGGCCGTTGATCGACACGTCTTCGACCGCGTGCTCGCCTTTCTGCGCAGACGACATAAGACGCCAGGACGTGGCGTCAGACGGTTCTCTGATCAGTTCTATGGGAACCCTGGCGTACTTGTGCTGAACCGCGTGCGCAAAGTGTCGCCGACGTGCGCCTTGTGA
- a CDS encoding IS110 family transposase, giving the protein MTKPVGKPDAGKLHVRFDERGEETERATSASPRLSSTLLKRQKNDSTDAEAICEAVTRPTMRFVPTKTVEQQSGLMLHRARHLFIRQQTAVINSIRAYLAEFGIVAPVGRRGVEQLLEIVADRADYRLPQVARACLAALGSQLRALKAQILEFDRRIISWHRSSATSKRLDAIPGVGPALATALVASVADAKAFRSGRDFSAWVGLVPKQNSSGGKDKLGSISKQGDRYLRSLFTAGALAVIRYAKIRGMGHRPWLTALLARRPTKVAAIALANKLARMAWAMMASGERYREPVALAA; this is encoded by the coding sequence GTGACGAAACCTGTCGGAAAGCCGGATGCGGGAAAACTGCACGTCCGGTTTGATGAGCGGGGAGAGGAAACGGAACGCGCAACAAGCGCATCACCGCGCCTCTCCTCGACTCTACTTAAGCGGCAAAAGAACGACAGCACCGACGCGGAGGCGATCTGTGAAGCGGTCACGAGACCTACCATGCGGTTTGTACCGACCAAGACGGTCGAGCAGCAGAGCGGCCTGATGCTTCACCGGGCGCGCCATCTCTTCATCCGCCAGCAGACTGCCGTGATCAATTCAATCCGCGCCTATCTCGCCGAGTTCGGGATTGTCGCCCCTGTCGGGCGCAGGGGTGTCGAGCAACTGCTGGAGATCGTTGCCGATAGAGCCGACTACCGGCTCCCCCAAGTGGCCCGTGCTTGTCTTGCTGCTCTCGGCAGCCAATTGCGCGCCCTGAAGGCCCAAATCCTGGAGTTCGACCGACGCATCATCAGCTGGCATCGATCAAGCGCGACGAGCAAACGGCTGGACGCGATCCCTGGCGTCGGGCCGGCGCTGGCAACAGCGCTGGTCGCCAGCGTTGCCGATGCCAAGGCCTTCCGATCGGGTCGGGACTTCTCGGCCTGGGTTGGGCTCGTGCCGAAGCAGAACTCAAGCGGGGGCAAGGACAAGCTTGGCAGTATCAGCAAGCAGGGCGATCGCTATTTGCGCAGCCTGTTCACGGCTGGCGCACTCGCCGTGATCCGCTATGCCAAGATCCGTGGCATGGGGCATCGGCCCTGGCTCACCGCGTTGTTGGCGCGGCGCCCCACCAAGGTCGCCGCCATCGCGCTCGCCAACAAGCTGGCCAGGATGGCGTGGGCCATGATGGCCAGCGGTGAGCGTTACAGGGAACCCGTCGCGCTCGCAGCGTAA
- a CDS encoding integrase, translating into MFNLAIDSKLRGCDVVALKVDDIAPSGYAADRATVRQRKTGRPVKFELTEATRQAVDDYLKATRKRPGDYLVTDRRGPNSSLTTRQYARLHAQWICQRGLGSSSFRDPFVASNKGNPDLSAHGQLAVQILLGHTKIESTVRYLGIAVDDALAIAEQVDV; encoded by the coding sequence TTGTTCAACCTCGCCATTGACAGCAAGCTCCGTGGCTGCGACGTCGTGGCACTCAAGGTCGATGATATCGCGCCGAGCGGCTATGCAGCTGATCGTGCCACCGTCCGGCAGAGGAAGACCGGCCGGCCTGTCAAGTTCGAACTGACCGAGGCAACGCGGCAAGCCGTCGACGATTATCTAAAGGCGACTCGCAAGCGACCGGGAGATTATCTGGTCACTGACCGGCGTGGACCCAATTCCAGTCTGACGACACGGCAGTATGCGCGGCTCCACGCTCAGTGGATTTGCCAGCGTGGGCTTGGATCCTCATCTTTTCGGGACCCATTCGTTGCGTCGAACAAAGGCAACCCTGATTTATCGGCGCACGGGCAACTTGCCGTGCAGATTTTATTGGGCCACACGAAAATCGAGAGCACCGTACGATACCTCGGCATCGCGGTCGACGACGCCCTCGCAATAGCAGAACAAGTTGACGTCTGA
- a CDS encoding lytic transglycosylase domain-containing protein: MADGNPRLLAHGSEQTGRADEIRPPRPDERGSVVAARDWLSAESITLALGVAIGLAFVASFVLFRDAHLNRKPIDKTAGEALVERIIIAESNGDPNARNKRSSATGAAQFLDDTWLEAIRRHRRDLIQGRSDKEVLDLRRDAELAREITARLVEEYAAMLNKRGLPITPGSLYLAHFAGPAGAVALLSGAETADAASLMAAADVTGRTTREKLVNANPFLKVMTVGDIKSWADRKMAVGKSARRS, encoded by the coding sequence ATGGCCGACGGCAACCCACGGCTCCTCGCGCATGGGTCAGAGCAAACAGGCCGTGCCGACGAAATCCGGCCACCTCGCCCGGACGAGCGAGGGTCCGTTGTCGCCGCGCGGGACTGGCTGTCGGCGGAATCCATCACGCTCGCTCTTGGAGTGGCGATCGGCCTGGCTTTCGTCGCAAGTTTTGTCCTGTTTCGCGACGCTCATTTGAACAGGAAACCGATCGACAAGACGGCCGGCGAGGCGTTGGTCGAGCGCATTATCATAGCCGAGTCCAATGGTGACCCGAATGCAAGAAATAAGCGGTCGAGTGCGACTGGCGCCGCCCAGTTTCTCGATGACACGTGGCTCGAAGCCATCCGAAGGCATCGACGCGATCTGATCCAGGGCCGCAGCGACAAGGAAGTGTTGGACTTGCGGCGAGATGCCGAGCTTGCGCGAGAGATCACCGCACGGCTGGTCGAGGAATATGCCGCGATGCTGAACAAGCGCGGCCTGCCGATTACGCCCGGTTCTCTCTACCTTGCCCATTTCGCGGGACCGGCGGGCGCCGTGGCGCTATTGTCCGGTGCAGAAACTGCCGATGCTGCTTCCCTCATGGCCGCCGCTGACGTGACAGGTCGGACCACGCGCGAAAAGTTGGTCAACGCCAATCCGTTCCTCAAGGTGATGACGGTCGGCGATATCAAGAGCTGGGCCGATCGCAAGATGGCAGTAGGCAAATCGGCGCGGCGCTCGTGA